The sequence CTGGAGTTAGTTTGTTGTTCAAATGGTAGCGATAATATTGCTGACAGCACTTGTTGTGTGGTTTgggggttggttggttggctgttttgtttcctgacaTGTCTGGCTGTTTTTATGTGACACAGTTGGCTGGGGAAGTGACCAAGGGATTGGAGGATTTGGAGAGGAACCAGGAATTAAAGCACAGCTAACCAACCTGATTCGATCTGTCCGGACCGTTATGAGAGGTACAGTGAATGTTTAAACATTCTTGTCTGTAAAGTTCTGTGCTGTCATGAAGTAACACCAGCATTTTGACTTACTGTTTTTAACCAAGCAGCTTCTCTTTCTACTTGTCATTTCCAGTctctccttcctgaggagggtgCAGGTCCCAGCTAAGATGTCCTGAGTTTGATGGAGTGTAAAACATTATCTGACTCTGGCTTGTGCTGCTACTGCTgtgtcttctttttcctctgagttTGAGAGCTGGGGGGAAAGCTCAGTGGTCAACTGGAGTGTGCAGTCAGCTTCACCTTGGCTAAACTCAGTTTTATGGGATATACCTGGTGAGGGAAATGGAATTCCTGGGATTCTTAAAGGTACATCAGGCTTGTGTGCCTCAATggactggggaaaaaatcagaCTTGACTTTATAAATTACTGATCATTTTCTTCACtataaagcacaaaaaaattgcttttatagGTGATGATAAAGAGGAAGTAACAAATCTAACCCATCTTGCCCACCACAGAGTAAAAACTGGtacatttcttctaaaaatcacagcaaacCCAGATAGAAACTGCCTTTGAggcagttttgtttcatttggagAAAGGATTCTTTGAGTTAAAACatgatcatagaatcccagattggtttgggttggaagagataatccagttccaacccccctgcatgggcagggacacctcccaccagcccaggttgctccaagccccatccaacctgcccttcaacactgccagggatggggcagccacagcttctctgggcaacctgggccagggtctcaccaccctcacagccaagaatttcctcctcgtgtctcacctcagtctcccctcttccagttttaatccattccctcGTGTCCTCCCTTGTCAAAAGGGCCATATAAAAGTACTGTTGCTTCCTACTTATTTGATTCTGGCTCCTTCCACTAATCCTGATTTTTACACAGGAAAAGGAAGTATCTTTTTAAAACTGGGATTGATTTTCCTCCTTAAAAGACAGTCTCCCAAGATAATCCAAAGTTCTGTCACTCTGAGGCAGAAACGACAGCGTTCACAAttgctcttctttctctgcagtgcCATTAATAGCAGTGAACTCCGTTACAATCCtcctgttgttgttgtttgggtgaAGAGACCTGCTGGGAAATCTGGTGGACATCCAAAGAAGCAAGTTGCTGCCCATCACTGCTCTTGAGTTTTCTGGGAACCCAGCACGGTTTAGCTGTCAAATTGACGTTCAGCTCCAAAACAATAAAGACACTTATTTCTACTTATCCCAATTTCCTAATGTTCACTTTGCAGTTTCATTAAACAAGATTCTGGGATCAAGGCAACAACGCTGCTGATGTACTGGACTGTGACAAGTGCTGTTGCTGCCTGTTCATAGCGCCGACTGTGTCGTGACATGTTGCCGTGGTTGTCGACGGGATGTGGTTTTTAAATGTCTCCTTAACTCAGGGATGAATTTTCCTTCAGCACACTTCccaatttctttctaaaattaaggaaaacagcatttccaTTACCACCACACTACTATTTAAGGGAATGCAAACACTCTGCCAACATGTTGTAAATTATTGAAGTAGAGTTGTGATATTGGAGGAGATAAAACTTAACTGGGTGAAGTTAAGTTCACGTTGGAAGTCGAATGTTCCTGATTTGATTTGGACCAGGATATTTCTCTTGGCGTTTTGATAGACTTTTCAAATCAAAGAGTGTTTCATGCAAATggtgaaataaatggaaaacaggTGCAAGTGCTATGCAAAATCTGGAAAAGCTGTACCTAAAGCTAGGCCACTCTTGTTAATTTAGACTAGCAGGTGGTAATAGTAATTAGCATTTGTTACTGTTCTGTCAAGGATtattatactttttaaaatgtgtgttaaACTTCTGCATGGTGATCAGTGTGTTGGAAGTGGGGAACCATTTGTATTCTGAGCTTGGGATAATGTGGGAGGGGA is a genomic window of Apus apus isolate bApuApu2 chromosome Z, bApuApu2.pri.cur, whole genome shotgun sequence containing:
- the IER3IP1 gene encoding immediate early response 3-interacting protein 1, with the protein product MALTLYALLQAALLVVNAVAVLHEERFLRQVGWGSDQGIGGFGEEPGIKAQLTNLIRSVRTVMRVPLIAVNSVTILLLLLFG